AGCCAATCTCAACCCGGCGCTGATAAGCATGGATTATGCTGGCTGGATTGCCTATGATTCCAGCCATGCCTTTACTTTACTGCCGTCTGCAAGTATTGACAGTAACTGTCGATTATCCCTTGAGCGCAACAACAGCTTTTTGCTTTATCCCTTGATGAACTCTTCCGGAAATGAACTTGGAGGTGTTATTCTTGGAATAGACCACTCGCTCATCACCAGCCACAACCAGGCTTACTGGCGGTACATCACCATAATAAGCTTGTGTTTCGGTCTGGCAATAATTCTTACTCTTTTCATCAATCTTCTCAAGATCAAGCAGTTTTTTCAGAAGCTTAAAAGGATGGTCATTGCTTCGCACAGCAATGATTTTTCTGATCGTTTTGAAACTGATCCTGTGCATTGTCTGGAGGTTTTGAATTGTCATAATGAAGAGTGTCCTGTGTATGAAAATCCGGCCCTGGTATGTTATCTGGAAACAGGATCCGAGGCCATTTCTCCAAGGTGGCGGGACACATGCATTTTTTTAAACAAGTATGAAGATTGTACCAACTGTCCTGTTTATGCCATGCGCCGGGGAGACGAACTCGATGAAATGCGTAATGTGATAAATACCATGATGCGCCTTTGGAGCATTTTTCTTGATAAAAGCGGACGCCTTTTGAGCAAGGTTTTGAGAACTGAAAGCACCACTTATCATATTCCTTCTCTTGATGATGTCGCCAATAGAATGGAACAGATGGCTAACCTGACTTCTTTCAGCCATGATATCAGGGGGGTTTATCAGAAGGAAGAAGTTTACGAACAATTAAAAATTGCTTTCAGCAAAACTTTCAAGATCGATCATTTTCTGCTTTTTGAGGTCAATTCAAGTCAGAACAGGATGTCTCCTGTTCTGGACAGCCATCCGGATGATGTATTGTGTAAAAAGGATATTATTTTAAATCCTGAAATATGCAGGGCCAAGCGAATGTCCGAAGAAGTCTCTTCCGCAGGCAATGAAGCCTTATGTCCGTATTTTAATTGTGATCATTCAAGACATATTCGATATTGTATTCCCCTGGTTATGGGCGGTCAGGTGGGAACGGTCTTCTCTTTCATGGTTCCTCGATCTGAATGGAATATGAGGCGTGAGCAGGTAGTAGTTCTACGTAAATATATGGAGGAAACAGCACCTATTCTTACCACTTTGCGACTTCTTGAGGTGACCAGGGAACAATCCATGCGTGATCCTTTGACTCATTGCCAGAATCGCAGATTCCTGGATGAGTATATGCAACAGTATGAACCGTTGTGCATTAGAGAAAACAAGACCATAGGTTTTTTGATGGCTGACCTGGATTACTTTAAGCAGGTAAATGATCATCACGGCCATCAGGCAGGAGATATGATGCTCAAGCAGGTTGTGAGCATTATTAAGGAAGGAATTAGGTCATCTGACTTGCTGATCAGGTACGGTGGAGAGGAATTTTTGATTCTCCTGCCACAGGTTGAGCCTGATATGAGTGAAGCAGTGGCTGAAAAAATCCGGGCAAAAATTGAGCAATACGAGTTTGATATTGGTGATGGCAAAAGAATAAAGAAAACCATCAGTCTCGGAGTTGCTGAGTTTCCCCATGATGCAGACAGCATGTACAAGGCGATTAAGTTTTCTGATGTAGCTCTTTATGAGGCCAAGAAAAAAGGCAGGAACAGGGTAATCAGGTTTAAGCGGGAAATGTGGACGGATGAGGACTATTAAAGAGGGCTTTGTCGCAAGGTAACTGGTAATTGTGGTGCTCAAGTCTGTTAATAAAAAAACGTATCTGTATAGCGCCTTGTATGTGGCATGGCTTCCTGCCCGGACGCATACAGCCTGGAGGGGGACGAGCTATTCCGGTACACACAGATTCAGAAAAATGAGTCATTTTGAGCACAAATTGATGCTCAAACGAGTCTCGGAGTAGCCTGTCCTTATGCTTTCCTGTAAGCCGATAGACAGATACAAAAAAACATAAAGGAGAATAAGTATCGTGCAGAAAACAGTGTATTTTATCGAAGGAGATGGAATTGGTCCAGAAGTATGGAATGCAGCCCGGCCGGTTTTGGATAAGGCCTTAGAAAAGGCATATTCAGGTGAACATGGAATTGAATGGAAGGAATTACCGGCCGGGGAAAAGTCTTTTAAAGACAATGGAGAATATTTGCCTCAGTCAACTATAGACACTCTGGCCAAAGCTTCTCTGGCCATGAAAGGACCTCTGGCTACCCCAGTGAGCGGTGGGTTCAGAAGCCTTAATGTGACCTTGCGTCAGGTTCTTGATTTATATGCATGCATACGACCGGTACGCTACTTTCAAGGTATTGAATCACCTTTAAAAAGGCCTGATCTTGTAGACATGGTGGTTTTCAGAGAAAATACAGAAGATGTTTATGCCGGGATAGAGTGGGCTGCCGGGGCGTCAGAAGTTCAAAAGCTTATTTCCTTTTTGCGGGAAGAGATGAAAGTCAATGTTTCAGAAAACGCTGCTGTGGGGCTCAAACCTGTTACAAAAAATGGCTGCCAGCGTCTGGTAAGAAAAGCTGTACAGTTTGCCATTGATCAGAAAAGACCCGGTGTAACTCTGGTACACAAGGGCAATATCATGAAATTCACAGAAGGCGCATTCAGAACCTGGGGTTATGAACTGGCAGAAAGTGAGTTTGCTGACGTAACCATTTCAGAAGAAAAGGCCGCAGACAATGAGACCAGAGTGATAATTAATGACCGTATTGCAGACGCCATGTTTCAGGAAGTACTTATGCGCCCTGAGCAGTACAGCGTCATAGCCACCACCAACCTTAACGGAGATTATCTTTCTGATGCTCTTGCTGCCCAGGTAGGTGGTCTTGGTCTTGCGCCAGGAGTGAATATGAGCGATAAGCTGGCTTTTTTTGAGCCTACTCATGGAACCGCTCCCACAATAGCAGGAAAGGATATGGCTAACCCTGGCAGCCTCATACTTTCAGGCGCCATGCTCCTGGAACACGCTGGGTGGGGTGAAGCTGCGCGGCTTATTCATAATGCTGTGGAAAAGGTTATTGCCGGCAAGAAAGTTACTGTTGATCTGGCATCACAGATTCAAGGAGCTAATCAGGTTGGGTGCCGGGAGTTTGGAGAGCTTATTGGTATGAATTTATAAGCATATTGCTTGTATTGGTCGGGGGCCGGCAGTCATTTGAGGGGGTTCAGTTAAGGCTTATGTCGGAAAGCTGCCTGTCAAATGTGCGCCGGACCCAGCCTGGAGCATTACGCGTTTCTAAGAAATGTCAATTGGGGACAGTCCCGAAGCCCGGGACAGCCCCCTCTCCGGGCTGTAAGCCTCCTGGCAGGAAGCCGTGCCACATGCAAATGGCTAAACTATTACAAATTTTTTCAGTTTTCAAAAAAAGGGTAATGCTTCCATCCAGCCAAAACCGCTAAGTATTCACCATTTTGCGAGGACAGCCCGCTTCAGTATTACTTTCCGGCATATCTCTTGGGGTTTATATTGTATTTTTTTACCTTATAATTGATGATGCGGTAACTTACCCGAAGATCACGAGCTGCCTGCAGCATATTGCCTGCAGCTTTTTTCAGGGCTTCAATAATCAGCTCCTGTTCAAATTTGGCCACAGTTTCCACAAAGGGCAGTTCATTATCGGTAGCTGTGCTTTCAGCAGTCTGCAGTGTGGGTGGGAGATGATAGGTTCTGATTACCTCTTCATTACACAAGAGAACCGATCTTTCAATGCAGTTTTTCAGTTCCCTGACATTGCCCGGCCAATGATACTGACTCAGCAGATCCATGGCCGGAGTGGATATACGCTTTATCTGTTTTTCATATTCCTTGCTTGAAGACTCAAGAAAATGTTCAGCAATGGGCAGGATATCTTCCCTTCTTTCCCGCAGTGCTGGAATGAAAATGGGAAATACATTTATTCTATAATATAGATCTTCCCTGAACCTACCTTCTTTGATCAAGTTTTCCAGCAATTGATGAGTAGCACAGACAATGCGCACATTAACCTGGGTGGTTTTTTCACTGCCCAGTCTTTGAAATTCTCCTTCCTGAATGGCCCGTAAAAGTTTGGCCTGGGCGTCCGCACTTAGTTCGCCGATTTCATCGAGAAATAATGTGCCTTGATGGGCCAGTTCAAACCTTCCTTTTTTATGGCTGACGGCTCCTGTAAAAGCCCCTTTTTCATATCCAAAAAGTTCGCTTTCTAACAGTTCTGAAGGCAGAGCAGCACAATTAAGTTTGACAAAAGGTTTGCTTTTTCTCGGGCTCAAATTATGGATTGCTTCAGCCAGCAGTTCCTTACCTGTGCCGGATTCTCCCCTGACAAGCACAGTTGCCTTACTGGGGGCTACCTGCATGATCTGGTTCATAATGGCCATCATGATCTTTGATGATGCAATCAGCTTATTCTTGGCCAGGTCCTGATAGGTAACGCAGTGATCAACAGGTAAGAAACCGGCAAATTCTTTTTGCCGGGTCATTTCTTCCTGAAGAAAAGATGCCTGTCTGGCGATGATTATGCCAAGGATCTGGAGGAATCGGCAGTCTGTTTCCAGTTCTGAAATATTTTTCAACCCCATCTCAGCATTCAAAACGCCAAGGATTTCCATTTCATTGTCAGGGTTTATTCTCTTTATAGGTACGGAGATAAAAGAAAGGCTTGCCAGTTCTTCAGGAGATCGATCAAAAGCCAGGTTGAGGAAATTGGGATCGTCCTTCATTACGGGAACTGTGATGGGCGATCTTTCCTTGACTACCAGTCCGGTTATTCCCTGACCGGGTGTGTATGAATATTTGGGTGTTTTTTTATGACCGTATGACAGGCTGAATTCAATGCTTTGACTTTTGGGATCAAATATGGCCAGGGACATGCGCT
The sequence above is drawn from the Desulfonatronovibrio magnus genome and encodes:
- a CDS encoding GGDEF domain-containing protein; protein product: MRGAPKKKKINGWDKISNYLLKILKPYDWTLSFRFIVIPAVFLFLVVLITSLFFARSIHMSSQEHLTERLHLGHSLLNNQFRENFRFIDFSAARIAENPDVIQAFSSRDLSLINDLLKQSTDPIRQLPGFNSLDFCIYLDLDHEGPLSGWECTVRNEVIAPFVEKTWKSRDGNSEIYVGSMGLSRITLVPVIQDMKTAGVFGIRISLNSILFNLDLPRGMTMVPVVSDEFAANLNPALISMDYAGWIAYDSSHAFTLLPSASIDSNCRLSLERNNSFLLYPLMNSSGNELGGVILGIDHSLITSHNQAYWRYITIISLCFGLAIILTLFINLLKIKQFFQKLKRMVIASHSNDFSDRFETDPVHCLEVLNCHNEECPVYENPALVCYLETGSEAISPRWRDTCIFLNKYEDCTNCPVYAMRRGDELDEMRNVINTMMRLWSIFLDKSGRLLSKVLRTESTTYHIPSLDDVANRMEQMANLTSFSHDIRGVYQKEEVYEQLKIAFSKTFKIDHFLLFEVNSSQNRMSPVLDSHPDDVLCKKDIILNPEICRAKRMSEEVSSAGNEALCPYFNCDHSRHIRYCIPLVMGGQVGTVFSFMVPRSEWNMRREQVVVLRKYMEETAPILTTLRLLEVTREQSMRDPLTHCQNRRFLDEYMQQYEPLCIRENKTIGFLMADLDYFKQVNDHHGHQAGDMMLKQVVSIIKEGIRSSDLLIRYGGEEFLILLPQVEPDMSEAVAEKIRAKIEQYEFDIGDGKRIKKTISLGVAEFPHDADSMYKAIKFSDVALYEAKKKGRNRVIRFKREMWTDEDY
- the icd gene encoding NADP-dependent isocitrate dehydrogenase produces the protein MVQKTVYFIEGDGIGPEVWNAARPVLDKALEKAYSGEHGIEWKELPAGEKSFKDNGEYLPQSTIDTLAKASLAMKGPLATPVSGGFRSLNVTLRQVLDLYACIRPVRYFQGIESPLKRPDLVDMVVFRENTEDVYAGIEWAAGASEVQKLISFLREEMKVNVSENAAVGLKPVTKNGCQRLVRKAVQFAIDQKRPGVTLVHKGNIMKFTEGAFRTWGYELAESEFADVTISEEKAADNETRVIINDRIADAMFQEVLMRPEQYSVIATTNLNGDYLSDALAAQVGGLGLAPGVNMSDKLAFFEPTHGTAPTIAGKDMANPGSLILSGAMLLEHAGWGEAARLIHNAVEKVIAGKKVTVDLASQIQGANQVGCREFGELIGMNL
- a CDS encoding sigma-54-dependent Fis family transcriptional regulator; this translates as MSDNTQLIILEKILMELGWQGPLREGLEKLLKVTSREMGYKRMSLAIFDPKSQSIEFSLSYGHKKTPKYSYTPGQGITGLVVKERSPITVPVMKDDPNFLNLAFDRSPEELASLSFISVPIKRINPDNEMEILGVLNAEMGLKNISELETDCRFLQILGIIIARQASFLQEEMTRQKEFAGFLPVDHCVTYQDLAKNKLIASSKIMMAIMNQIMQVAPSKATVLVRGESGTGKELLAEAIHNLSPRKSKPFVKLNCAALPSELLESELFGYEKGAFTGAVSHKKGRFELAHQGTLFLDEIGELSADAQAKLLRAIQEGEFQRLGSEKTTQVNVRIVCATHQLLENLIKEGRFREDLYYRINVFPIFIPALRERREDILPIAEHFLESSSKEYEKQIKRISTPAMDLLSQYHWPGNVRELKNCIERSVLLCNEEVIRTYHLPPTLQTAESTATDNELPFVETVAKFEQELIIEALKKAAGNMLQAARDLRVSYRIINYKVKKYNINPKRYAGK